The following coding sequences are from one Pigmentibacter sp. JX0631 window:
- a CDS encoding DUF2652 domain-containing protein: protein MSVINNEKEALLFFADISGYTEFVKKHTSTWAHGQFIISELLKIILQEIDEPLKIAKIEGDAIFFYMPVELTFDQKLISNKLLKFFSEFDNKKLSLNSVRSCECQCCSNVEKLKLKIIVHFGKVLIYQINQFQELSGLDVIILHRLSKNSVQKNEYLMLTESAFNKIAYFKDISFTAKKEHYEDIGNVNTLVYFPSAEQSQGKEVISSNFEKFLFKYKLLFMTFYLIMRSVVQLKFLNVRN, encoded by the coding sequence ATGAGCGTCATAAATAACGAAAAAGAAGCTCTATTATTTTTTGCCGACATCAGTGGATATACTGAATTTGTTAAAAAACATACCTCAACATGGGCTCACGGACAATTTATTATTTCTGAATTGCTTAAAATTATTTTACAGGAAATTGATGAACCTTTGAAGATTGCAAAAATAGAAGGGGATGCTATCTTTTTTTATATGCCTGTTGAACTTACCTTTGATCAAAAATTGATTAGTAACAAACTTCTAAAATTTTTTAGTGAATTTGATAACAAAAAATTATCACTAAATTCTGTAAGAAGTTGCGAGTGTCAATGCTGTTCTAATGTTGAAAAATTAAAACTAAAAATTATTGTCCATTTTGGGAAAGTTTTAATATATCAAATAAATCAATTTCAAGAATTATCAGGATTGGATGTGATTATTTTACATAGATTATCGAAAAATTCTGTGCAAAAAAATGAATATTTAATGCTAACTGAATCCGCTTTTAATAAAATTGCATATTTTAAAGATATTTCTTTTACTGCAAAAAAAGAGCATTATGAAGATATTGGAAATGTAAACACATTAGTATATTTTCCTAGCGCAGAACAAAGTCAAGGTAAAGAAGTTATTTCTAGTAATTTCGAAAAATTTTTATTTAAATATAAATTACTATTTATGACCTTTTATTTAATTATGAGGTCTGTTGTGCAATTAAAATTCTTGAATGTTCGGAATTAA